CAAACCCGTTTGTAAAAGTACAGGTAGTAATCAAACCTACTGAAACTATCATCACTGTAGAGGATAACGGAATTGGTATTCGGGAAGAACAAGTGCAACACGTTTTTGAAATGTTTTATCGGGCTGATGATCAAGCTTCGGGCTCAGGTATTGGACTGTACATTGTAAAAGAAACCATTGATAAGCTAGGTGGTACTATTACGCTGTCCTCTCAATCAGGTACGGGAACCATATTTGGGGTAAAACTTCCCAATCACTTTGTTGAACGAGAGCGGTAAGCTGGTATAGGTGCTATGATAATAGAATTGATCGCTTAGGTTGCGGTATATTTCTCCAGTGCTGCCCGAGCATTTTTTCTAACTTTATTCTGAACAAACGGGGTAAAGCCCAAGAGCTTTCCAGGAGTACCCAGTGCCATTGTCGCCCATTTCCAAAAGTTAAACTGATCGGTGTGCTCTACGATCTTACCGTCGTTAATTACAAACTCAGCCTGAATGACATTGTGTATAGAGCGTTTATTTTTACCAAAAAGGTAATTACCTTCCCAGGTAGCATTACCACCTGTAGTGGTTCCCTGCACATTGTAGAAGTTGATCTTCAAACTACCGTGCCCTCGTTCAATGAGCATCCGCCACATGTTTCTAGCTTGTTCACCGTGTAATTGACCAAATGCAGGGTCTTCAAACTGAATGTCATCACAATAGTAAGCCACCATCTTCTCAGCATCTAATTGTTGGAAAGCAATATAAAACCCCTGAATGATTTGCTGATGCTGCTGTTCAATAGTCATAAAATGGGCTAAAGAGGTTTTTATTTGAGGATACAGTAAAAGTTACTCCTTGACCTTTATCAGGGCTACCCAATCCGCCTCTCTATCAGTAAGTGGGTAGCCTATGCCAGTATCATTACTTGCGGTTACTTTTGGTATACTTCCGGTTTGCAGATCGCCACCCTGTCGGGGATTATACCACATTACAGAGAATTTCCCTCCTGAGTCGCCTAGGTTGATTGATGGGGATTGCTGAGCTGTTGGTAAGTACACGGCGTAAATTTCATTTTCCAAAGCTAAGCAATAGGAGGTAGTATCTGAAGTAAGTTCGTCGGCGGGCTTCATCTTCCAGAATGGTAAGTGGTCTTCAAAAAATTGCCGGGCAAAGCGGTTCTGATCCCAGAACATATCCCGGCTGCGGAAGTCTTCACAGGTAAGATCGGAATTAGGACTATTGTAACCAAAGTACCACTCTACTCCGTAGCCGCTGGCCATCAGTGTGCCCCACAAAGCGTTGCTCCGGGCTAAGTCATGAGTAGGGTCTTCGTTATCGGGTAATAAGGCAAATTTAGCATTACCGGGTTCGTCAACGGCCAATGCCCATATTTTTCCGGTAGAATCAGACTTGGCGCGCCACTTGAGTACGCGGGGGTGTACGTCGCGAAAATCTCTATCACTCAATTGCAGCGATGCCCCGGTAAGTGCGGACTGATCACCAACTAGCTCTTGATAGCGATTATCTTGCTTAGGATAGGTATGGACAACCCGATGATGCTGATACGGATCAAGCTGACTGATATAATCAGCCACTTTTTTTACTTCTTCAATAGGTTGATTGTTTTCTTCACCCAAATTCCAGTTCATAGCCAGATGATGCCCGAAGCGAGCAATAAGTTCGCGGTAGTATAGTTTACCTTCTGTCCCAAAAGTTCCATCATCCATCAAATGGTCGGTTTCGGTTTCATGGGTCTTGAAGTGGAGGAACATACCTTTTCGCTCGGCGTAGTCAAATATGCGCTCCCACTGCTCCAGCTTAGAAACATCCAGCCGAGTTCGGTGAAACAGAGTAGCCCAGGCCTCTTTGTTCTTTTTATCGTTGGCGTACTCCTCATATTTCTCTTCCGATACTTTCAGGAGATAAGGATATACGTTACGGTCGTCGCCATCTACATTGAAGGTGAGGAAGGAAAAGACATTCAGGTACTCCGAAGCTAAGTAGTTAATTGCTCCCAGTAGGTTTTTGCCTTTGCCCTGCTGCCAACTAAATTGGGAGGCTGCTTCGTCAACGTCCTGTTGATGAGGTGCCCAATTTTTTCTCAAGTCAAATACATTAGGCGTAGCGTCAATATCTTCGTAAGCCAAGAGGTTTTCGGGGGCGTCTACCCCTAGTTTGATAAAGTATTCTTCGGTTTCAGCGTATTTCAGGTAGCGCTCACCTACGTAATTCAGTCGGCCTTGGATCCGGTTGTCTGGTAACAATTTGTCAGAATCAGCAATGGTGAAACTTCCGGTAGTATCATCGGCAAACCCAGCGCTGGCAGCTGCGGCAATATCGTCTTGAACTGCAACTTCTTTTCCTTTTTTAAACGAAACTGTATACGTCCATTCGCCAGTTTGGTCAGGGGTGAACCTAGCCATCCATTTGTTTCCGGCTTCGGCACTGCTTTCGGCGGCGTTACCATCGGTAGCATAGAAGCCAGGTACTACGTAAGTTTGGCTGCCATTCGTAAAAGTTACATCCAGACGGTAGTTCAGAAATGGGTTTTCATCGGCCAACTCGCTGGTTTCCGGTCCTTCAAAGATGAGGGTTACTTTGTGCCACTTCTTCAATTCTCCCTGAATATCGACGCTGGCTGTTTGGCTGCAGCTAGTTATTATGGTCAGTAGTAGTAAGTAGGTTATTGTGAGTAAATATGATTTTATAAGCATTTGAAAATCATTAATTTATATAATTACTGTCGCTGAAAGACCTGACCAATGCGGATTGGAAGTCTGCTGCTAATTTATGGCAGTATATTGTCATGGTTCATAATTGTTTGTGTTGTTTTACCTGTGTCAAAATCCCCCCTGCGCCCCTTAAAAGAGGGGGAGGATTTCTCTCATCCTTTATGAAGAGGGTTAGGCGATTTATTTGATACACTGCGTTTTTTCGCTATGTTTT
This region of Tunicatimonas pelagia genomic DNA includes:
- a CDS encoding nuclear transport factor 2 family protein, whose amino-acid sequence is MTIEQQHQQIIQGFYIAFQQLDAEKMVAYYCDDIQFEDPAFGQLHGEQARNMWRMLIERGHGSLKINFYNVQGTTTGGNATWEGNYLFGKNKRSIHNVIQAEFVINDGKIVEHTDQFNFWKWATMALGTPGKLLGFTPFVQNKVRKNARAALEKYTAT
- a CDS encoding DUF5060 domain-containing protein, with product MKKWHKVTLIFEGPETSELADENPFLNYRLDVTFTNGSQTYVVPGFYATDGNAAESSAEAGNKWMARFTPDQTGEWTYTVSFKKGKEVAVQDDIAAAASAGFADDTTGSFTIADSDKLLPDNRIQGRLNYVGERYLKYAETEEYFIKLGVDAPENLLAYEDIDATPNVFDLRKNWAPHQQDVDEAASQFSWQQGKGKNLLGAINYLASEYLNVFSFLTFNVDGDDRNVYPYLLKVSEEKYEEYANDKKNKEAWATLFHRTRLDVSKLEQWERIFDYAERKGMFLHFKTHETETDHLMDDGTFGTEGKLYYRELIARFGHHLAMNWNLGEENNQPIEEVKKVADYISQLDPYQHHRVVHTYPKQDNRYQELVGDQSALTGASLQLSDRDFRDVHPRVLKWRAKSDSTGKIWALAVDEPGNAKFALLPDNEDPTHDLARSNALWGTLMASGYGVEWYFGYNSPNSDLTCEDFRSRDMFWDQNRFARQFFEDHLPFWKMKPADELTSDTTSYCLALENEIYAVYLPTAQQSPSINLGDSGGKFSVMWYNPRQGGDLQTGSIPKVTASNDTGIGYPLTDREADWVALIKVKE